One Bradyrhizobium manausense DNA segment encodes these proteins:
- the rpmF gene encoding 50S ribosomal protein L32, with protein sequence MAVPRRKTSPSRRGMRRSADAIKKPTYVEDKDSGELRRPHHLDLKTGMYKGRQVLKKKES encoded by the coding sequence ATGGCCGTTCCGAGAAGAAAAACCTCGCCGTCGCGTCGTGGCATGCGCCGCTCGGCAGACGCCATCAAGAAGCCGACCTATGTGGAAGACAAGGACTCCGGTGAGCTCCGTCGTCCGCACCATCTCGACCTCAAGACCGGCATGTACAAGGGCCGCCAGGTCCTGAAGAAGAAAGAGTCCTGA
- a CDS encoding DUF1345 domain-containing protein — translation MATNKEDPALVRFRQMSRPMRLIYSRPRTFISLAVGIVVCLLVPGSYRLVTRLLFGWDALIAVYLVLVYTMMLCNDHQHIRRAAAMQDDGRFVILLVTAVGAFASIAAIVSELGVHHGGAELTIAITTIALSWAAVHTTFALHYAHDYYRHPPGGLQFPGGDKEDHADYWDFIYFSFVIGMTAQVSDVGITDKTIRRTATAHGIVSFIYNTALLALTVNIAASAIAT, via the coding sequence ATGGCCACTAACAAGGAAGACCCCGCTCTCGTCCGCTTCCGCCAGATGTCGCGGCCGATGCGGCTGATCTATTCGCGGCCGCGAACCTTCATCTCGCTCGCTGTCGGGATCGTCGTCTGCCTGCTCGTCCCCGGTTCGTACCGGCTGGTGACGCGACTGTTGTTCGGCTGGGATGCGCTGATCGCGGTCTATCTCGTGCTGGTTTACACGATGATGCTGTGCAACGACCACCAGCACATCCGGCGTGCGGCAGCGATGCAGGACGATGGCCGCTTCGTGATCCTGCTGGTGACGGCGGTTGGCGCGTTCGCGAGCATCGCGGCGATCGTCTCCGAACTCGGCGTTCATCACGGCGGCGCGGAGCTGACCATTGCCATCACCACCATCGCGCTTTCGTGGGCCGCCGTGCACACGACCTTCGCGCTTCACTACGCCCATGACTACTACCGCCATCCGCCCGGCGGATTGCAGTTCCCGGGCGGCGACAAGGAAGACCACGCCGACTATTGGGACTTCATTTATTTCTCGTTCGTGATCGGCATGACCGCGCAGGTCTCGGACGTCGGCATCACCGACAAGACCATCCGCCGCACCGCCACCGCGCACGGCATCGTGTCCTTCATCTACAACACGGCGCTGCTGGCACTGACGGTGAACATCGCAGCGAGCGCAATCGCGACATGA
- a CDS encoding amino acid--[acyl-carrier-protein] ligase, translating into MNIAVLPDSPETAPEIVDPLDHLADKLFHRMGSDGVYARTALYEGVVEKLAALITSHREAGTEALRFPPVMSRAQLEKSGYLKSFPNLLGCVCGLHGTEREINAAVSRFDAGGDWTTSLSPADLVLSPAACYPVYPIAASRGQLPKGGLRFDVAADCFRREPSKHLDRLQSFRMREYVCIGTPDDVADFRERWMVRAQAIATDLGLTFRVDYASDPFFGRVGQMKAVSQKQQQLKFELLIPLRSEEQPTACMSFNYHREHFGTTWGIQDANGEAAHTGCVAFGMDRLAVAMFHTHGTDLSAWPAKVREMLAMQPQVAADAHGEGWR; encoded by the coding sequence ATGAACATTGCCGTCCTTCCCGATTCGCCCGAGACTGCGCCTGAGATCGTCGATCCGCTCGATCATCTCGCCGACAAGCTGTTCCACCGCATGGGCTCGGACGGCGTCTACGCCCGCACCGCGCTTTATGAGGGCGTCGTCGAGAAACTCGCCGCGCTGATCACCAGCCATCGCGAAGCCGGCACCGAAGCACTGCGCTTTCCGCCGGTCATGAGCCGCGCGCAGCTGGAGAAGTCCGGCTATCTCAAGAGCTTTCCGAACCTGCTTGGCTGCGTCTGCGGCCTGCACGGCACCGAACGCGAGATCAATGCCGCGGTGAGCCGCTTCGATGCCGGCGGCGACTGGACCACATCGCTCTCGCCCGCCGACCTCGTGCTCTCGCCCGCCGCCTGCTATCCGGTCTATCCGATCGCGGCGAGCCGCGGCCAGTTGCCGAAGGGCGGCCTGCGCTTCGACGTCGCGGCCGACTGCTTCCGCCGCGAGCCGTCGAAGCATCTCGACCGGCTGCAATCGTTCCGGATGCGCGAATATGTCTGCATCGGCACGCCCGATGATGTCGCCGATTTCCGCGAGCGCTGGATGGTGCGCGCCCAGGCAATCGCGACCGATCTCGGCCTGACCTTTCGCGTCGACTACGCCAGCGACCCCTTCTTCGGCCGCGTCGGCCAGATGAAGGCGGTGAGCCAGAAGCAGCAGCAGCTCAAGTTCGAGCTCCTGATCCCGCTGCGCTCGGAAGAGCAGCCGACCGCGTGCATGAGCTTCAACTATCACCGCGAACATTTTGGCACGACCTGGGGAATCCAGGACGCCAACGGCGAGGCCGCCCACACCGGTTGCGTCGCCTTCGGCATGGATCGTCTGGCTGTCGCGATGTTCCACACCCACGGCACCGATCTCTCCGCCTGGCCCGCCAAGGTGCGGGAGATGCTGGCCATGCAGCCGCAGGTCGCGGCCGACGCTCACGGCGAGGGCTGGCGCTAG
- a CDS encoding caspase family protein, with amino-acid sequence MRNLFRIYPLLLAVALMFGAQPAFAGKRVALVLANSAYQHAPPLANPVNDGAVMAKTLKDAGFDVVDSRHDLTALDTRRVLREFADATRDADIAVVYYAGHGIEVDGSNYLIPVDAKLERDTDVYDEALSLDRVLVAVEPAKQLRLVILDACRDNPFGRTMRRTVASRGIGRGLAQVEPTSTNTLIAYSAKAGFTAQDGDGANSPFTVALSKHLTTPGLDVRRAFGFVRDDVLRSTANKQEPFVYGSLGGEDVPLVPVKAVAAVAPAPAINPQADIRRDYELALQVGNKPAWEAFLAQHPDGFYANLAKLQLDKMQAEQVHAVATEKAKQAEAERDRLAAAGAQKDAQAKAAADAKAAEQAQLAAQKAKEQAQQQAAAAEQQRVNLAATAPSASPASTASPAGTNVASLTPATTPADLSRSVQTELGRVGCFSGQADGNWSTSSQRSLTQFNRYAGTKLNVKVASTDALDTVKSRQSRVCPLVCEHGFKADGDKCTKIVCGDGYALNDDNECEKQRAAKPAKTSKPATATRDDSDDRPVRQRRQSGGAAGGAGIAAAGGGRAAAGGSGQIFCNDLLCRPVKRGCHLEYRGGGGPHVDANAEVCN; translated from the coding sequence ATGCGCAATTTATTCAGGATTTACCCGCTTCTTCTCGCTGTCGCACTGATGTTTGGCGCCCAGCCTGCTTTCGCCGGAAAGCGCGTTGCGCTGGTGCTCGCCAATTCGGCGTATCAGCATGCGCCCCCGCTCGCCAATCCCGTCAATGACGGTGCAGTGATGGCGAAGACGCTGAAGGATGCCGGCTTCGATGTCGTCGATTCCCGCCACGACCTGACAGCGCTTGATACGCGGCGCGTGCTGCGCGAATTCGCCGATGCGACCCGCGATGCCGATATCGCCGTTGTCTACTATGCCGGCCACGGCATCGAGGTAGACGGCTCCAACTATCTGATCCCGGTGGATGCCAAGCTCGAGCGCGACACCGACGTCTACGACGAAGCGCTCTCGCTCGATCGCGTTCTGGTCGCGGTCGAGCCGGCGAAGCAGCTTCGTCTGGTGATCCTCGACGCCTGCCGCGACAATCCGTTCGGCAGGACCATGAGGCGCACCGTGGCTTCGCGCGGCATCGGCCGCGGCCTGGCCCAGGTCGAGCCGACCAGTACCAACACGCTGATCGCCTATTCGGCCAAGGCCGGCTTCACCGCGCAGGATGGCGATGGTGCCAACAGCCCGTTCACGGTCGCGCTGTCGAAGCATCTGACGACGCCGGGCCTCGACGTCCGCCGCGCCTTCGGCTTCGTGCGCGACGACGTGCTCAGGTCGACCGCCAACAAGCAGGAGCCGTTCGTTTACGGTTCGCTCGGTGGTGAAGACGTGCCGCTGGTGCCGGTCAAGGCCGTCGCCGCGGTGGCGCCCGCGCCCGCGATCAATCCGCAGGCAGATATCCGCCGTGATTACGAGCTTGCGCTTCAGGTCGGCAACAAGCCGGCGTGGGAAGCCTTCCTGGCCCAGCATCCGGATGGCTTCTACGCGAACCTTGCCAAGCTCCAGCTCGACAAGATGCAGGCTGAGCAGGTTCACGCCGTGGCGACCGAGAAGGCGAAGCAGGCGGAGGCCGAGCGCGATCGTCTTGCTGCGGCTGGCGCGCAGAAGGATGCGCAGGCCAAGGCCGCCGCCGACGCGAAGGCGGCCGAGCAGGCCCAGCTTGCCGCGCAAAAGGCCAAGGAGCAGGCGCAGCAGCAGGCTGCCGCTGCCGAGCAGCAGCGTGTCAATCTTGCGGCCACGGCGCCGAGCGCCTCGCCCGCGAGCACGGCGAGCCCTGCCGGCACCAATGTCGCCTCGTTGACGCCCGCGACCACGCCGGCCGATCTCAGCCGCTCGGTGCAGACCGAGCTCGGCCGCGTCGGATGTTTCTCCGGTCAGGCTGATGGCAACTGGAGCACGTCGTCACAGCGGTCGCTGACGCAGTTCAATCGCTACGCCGGCACCAAGCTCAACGTGAAGGTGGCGAGCACGGATGCACTCGACACGGTCAAGTCCAGGCAGTCGCGCGTCTGTCCGCTGGTCTGCGAACACGGCTTCAAGGCCGATGGCGACAAATGCACCAAGATCGTCTGCGGCGACGGATACGCGCTGAACGACGACAATGAGTGCGAGAAGCAGCGGGCCGCCAAGCCGGCCAAGACCAGCAAGCCCGCAACCGCCACACGCGACGACAGCGATGACCGTCCCGTACGGCAGCGTCGTCAGTCCGGCGGCGCGGCAGGTGGAGCTGGCATCGCTGCGGCTGGCGGCGGTCGCGCTGCTGCGGGCGGCAGCGGTCAGATCTTCTGCAACGATCTGCTCTGCCGTCCGGTCAAGCGTGGTTGCCATCTCGAGTATCGTGGCGGCGGGGGCCCCCACGTCGATGCCAATGCCGAGGTCTGCAACTGA
- a CDS encoding polyprenyl synthetase family protein: MTGTSPSDFAKRLDKTADDTEALLGRLLSDDILHDEIARPKRLMDAMRYSSLNGGKRLRPFLVVESAAVFGVPREAALLVGAALECIHCYSLIHDDLPAMDNSDLRRGRPTLHKQTDDATAILAGDGLLTLAFDIVTRDEIHRDANVRLLLTRALARCAGIGGMVGGQILDLAGEGRFGGNEPIDVARIQQMKTGALLRYGCIAGAILGQASKAEYQALDDYGRALGEAFQIADDLLDVEGDAAALGKPAGADAALGKTTFVTQLGIDGAKQRVRDLLARADSAVSIFGDRAAVLQAAARFVAERKN; this comes from the coding sequence ATGACCGGCACGTCCCCGTCCGATTTCGCCAAACGTCTGGACAAGACCGCTGATGATACCGAGGCCCTGCTCGGCCGCCTGCTGTCGGACGACATCCTGCACGATGAGATCGCCCGCCCCAAGCGACTGATGGACGCAATGCGCTATTCGAGCCTGAATGGCGGCAAGCGTCTGCGGCCGTTCCTGGTGGTCGAGAGCGCTGCCGTGTTCGGTGTTCCCCGCGAAGCCGCACTGCTCGTCGGCGCCGCCCTCGAATGCATCCATTGCTATTCGCTGATCCATGACGATCTGCCCGCGATGGACAATTCGGACCTGCGCCGCGGTCGTCCCACCCTGCACAAGCAGACCGATGACGCCACCGCGATCCTCGCCGGCGACGGCCTGCTGACGCTTGCCTTCGACATCGTCACCCGCGACGAGATTCATCGCGACGCCAATGTGCGGCTGCTGCTGACGCGTGCGCTGGCGCGCTGCGCCGGCATCGGCGGCATGGTCGGCGGCCAGATCCTCGACCTCGCCGGCGAAGGCCGTTTCGGAGGCAACGAACCGATCGACGTCGCCCGCATTCAGCAGATGAAGACCGGCGCGCTGCTGCGTTACGGCTGCATCGCGGGCGCGATCCTCGGCCAGGCCTCGAAGGCGGAATATCAGGCGCTCGACGATTACGGCCGCGCGCTCGGCGAAGCTTTCCAGATCGCCGACGACCTGCTCGACGTCGAAGGCGACGCGGCCGCGCTCGGCAAGCCGGCCGGCGCCGATGCTGCGCTCGGCAAGACCACGTTCGTGACCCAGCTCGGCATCGACGGTGCCAAGCAGCGCGTCCGCGATCTCTTGGCGCGCGCCGACAGCGCGGTGTCGATCTTTGGCGATCGCGCCGCCGTGTTGCAAGCCGCAGCGCGGTTCGTCGCCGAACGCAAGAACTGA
- the mtgA gene encoding monofunctional biosynthetic peptidoglycan transglycosylase, giving the protein MRIVKILLVVLVVVALTPYVIAPFYRTGHPASTLMAWRSLTGAPMHREWIDLAEMSPHLPRSVVAAEDAHFCKHHGIDWGALREAIDDAKEDGTPFRGASTITQQVAKNLFLWQGRDFIRKALEFPLALWIDLVLPKRRILEIYLNIAELGPQGQFGAETGSAYAFGKSAADLSSREAALLASILPNPVKRSARTPGPGVRRLAGTYVARAQASSLLTCWRENR; this is encoded by the coding sequence GTGCGCATCGTTAAAATCCTGCTGGTCGTGCTCGTGGTCGTCGCTCTCACGCCCTATGTGATCGCGCCGTTCTACCGCACCGGTCATCCGGCTTCGACGCTGATGGCGTGGCGCTCGCTGACGGGCGCGCCGATGCATCGGGAATGGATCGATCTGGCCGAGATGTCGCCTCATCTGCCGCGATCGGTGGTGGCGGCCGAGGACGCCCATTTCTGCAAGCATCACGGCATCGATTGGGGCGCGTTGCGCGAGGCCATCGACGACGCAAAGGAGGACGGCACGCCGTTCCGGGGCGCCTCCACCATCACCCAGCAGGTGGCGAAAAACCTGTTCCTCTGGCAGGGGCGGGATTTCATCCGCAAGGCGCTGGAATTCCCGCTGGCGCTGTGGATCGACCTCGTCCTGCCGAAGCGCCGGATCCTGGAAATCTACCTCAACATCGCGGAACTCGGACCGCAGGGGCAGTTTGGGGCGGAGACGGGCAGCGCCTATGCCTTCGGCAAGTCGGCGGCCGATCTCTCCTCCCGGGAGGCGGCGCTTCTGGCCTCGATTCTGCCGAATCCGGTCAAGCGCAGCGCCAGAACCCCGGGACCAGGGGTCCGGCGGCTGGCCGGCACCTATGTGGCAAGGGCGCAGGCCTCCTCGCTTCTGACCTGCTGGCGGGAAAATCGCTGA
- a CDS encoding putative bifunctional diguanylate cyclase/phosphodiesterase, which yields MTPALPQASEILAALGQAVFVWDLASDAIVWGEQAGAIFPGIPAERLATGAEFAKLIEPAQTLRSAALAQTSAVHGADGTPYRVEYGVRVSASDAVVWIEETGRWFAGADGRPVRAIGSVRINNERHARDEELTKLARLDPLTGELNRSHLIAALAEAIEETSRFRSTAAFMLVGIDHLARVNDAFGFDVADAVILDVARRIRARLRGGDVLGRFSGNKFGLILKNCTVDDMNVAAERFLAGVRDEVVPTKSGPVSVTVSIGAVSLPRYARNADEAINRAHETLDDAKRRRAGSFAAWRPNAERDAQRRVNIRVTDEIVTALNERRIKLAYEPVVSAATREGAFHECLVRMDQGDGQVLLAPDIVPVAERLGLIRLVDHRVLELVVAELAAAPDIRLSLNISPDTTMDPDWWAGIESLMRAHPGVAERLIVEITETVAIQDIDDVRAFVGRLKNFGSRIAIDDFGAGYTSFRNLRKLGVDIVKIDGAFVQNITHSADDRAFVQTLIDLARRLDIKTVAEWVQDEEAADMLRDWGCDYIQGRLIGLASADRPWCPPPDSALPAAG from the coding sequence TTGACCCCTGCATTGCCGCAAGCCTCCGAAATCCTCGCCGCCCTGGGCCAGGCCGTGTTCGTCTGGGATCTCGCCAGCGACGCCATCGTCTGGGGCGAGCAGGCCGGCGCCATCTTCCCCGGCATTCCCGCCGAGCGGCTCGCGACCGGTGCCGAGTTCGCCAAGTTGATCGAGCCTGCGCAGACGCTGCGGAGCGCCGCGCTGGCGCAGACATCAGCCGTGCACGGCGCCGACGGCACGCCCTACCGGGTGGAATATGGCGTGCGCGTGAGCGCCTCGGACGCCGTGGTCTGGATCGAGGAGACCGGCCGCTGGTTCGCCGGCGCCGACGGCCGTCCGGTGCGCGCGATCGGCTCCGTCCGCATCAACAACGAGCGGCACGCCCGCGACGAGGAGCTGACGAAGCTCGCCCGGCTTGATCCGCTGACCGGCGAGCTCAACCGCTCCCATCTGATTGCGGCACTGGCCGAAGCGATCGAGGAGACCAGCCGCTTCCGCTCGACTGCGGCCTTCATGCTGGTCGGCATCGATCATCTCGCCCGCGTCAACGACGCCTTCGGCTTCGACGTTGCCGATGCCGTGATCCTCGACGTCGCCAGGCGGATTCGCGCGCGCTTGCGCGGTGGCGATGTGCTCGGCCGCTTCTCCGGCAACAAGTTCGGTCTGATCCTGAAAAACTGCACCGTCGACGACATGAACGTCGCCGCCGAGCGATTCCTTGCCGGCGTCCGTGACGAGGTTGTGCCGACCAAGTCCGGCCCGGTCTCGGTCACCGTCTCGATCGGCGCGGTCAGCCTGCCGCGCTATGCCCGCAATGCCGACGAGGCAATCAACCGCGCCCATGAGACGCTGGACGACGCCAAGCGCCGCCGCGCCGGCTCGTTCGCGGCATGGCGTCCGAACGCCGAGCGCGACGCGCAGCGCCGCGTCAACATCCGTGTCACCGATGAGATCGTCACCGCGCTGAACGAACGTCGCATCAAGCTCGCTTACGAGCCGGTGGTGTCGGCTGCCACGCGCGAGGGCGCGTTCCACGAATGTCTTGTGCGGATGGACCAGGGCGACGGCCAGGTGCTGCTTGCGCCCGACATCGTGCCGGTCGCCGAGCGGCTCGGCCTTATCCGCCTGGTCGATCACCGCGTGCTCGAGCTCGTGGTCGCCGAGCTCGCGGCCGCGCCGGATATCCGGCTCAGCCTCAACATCTCGCCCGATACCACGATGGATCCCGACTGGTGGGCCGGAATCGAATCGCTGATGCGGGCCCATCCCGGCGTCGCCGAGCGGCTGATTGTGGAGATCACCGAGACCGTCGCGATCCAGGACATCGACGACGTCCGCGCCTTCGTCGGCCGGCTCAAGAATTTCGGCAGCCGCATCGCCATCGACGATTTCGGCGCCGGCTACACCTCGTTCCGCAATTTGCGCAAGCTCGGCGTGGATATCGTCAAGATCGATGGCGCCTTCGTGCAGAACATCACCCACTCGGCCGACGACCGCGCCTTCGTGCAGACCCTGATCGACCTCGCCCGCCGCCTCGACATCAAGACGGTTGCCGAATGGGTGCAGGACGAAGAAGCCGCCGACATGCTGCGCGACTGGGGCTGCGATTACATCCAGGGCCGCCTGATCGGGCTGGCGTCAGCCGATCGCCCTTGGTGCCCGCCGCCGGACAGTGCGCTGCCCGCGGCGGGGTGA
- a CDS encoding PAS-domain containing protein, with the protein MTSTRDNELGACREQGQQALLSLSQLALDGMEQGVCVYDADNRIVLVNTRYLTLFNLSSDIVRLGTCYRDVLAHSVAQGNIPARELDALYASRIALIAAGKPFQTRQTLASGVVITLELKPLPSGGWMTICDDVSRLARLETELQLQTERSQHALAHMSHGLIMYDADARVVVCNERFLQFYNLDPTVVRPGITHSTAIDHWLSRGNRADMPGEEFRDSRINDVRTRSPKIVLVTRYDGRRVQAVSRFMPDGGWVTVHEDVTERLQHEETLKQQNLMLDAALENMAHGLAFYDSNMRLRICNSTYREIYRLSIEESKPGAHLSELIERSIANGAFSSEYSPQQILEAARARIENNDSSPMRRRMTNDTIVSVRYCALPEGGFVATYEDITEREHAVEELSEQYRRFDAALNNMSQGLCMLDASLRVIVCNRRYIEMYGLSPDIVKPGISMREIMEHSCDLGIHPNTTGAKLYADYVERLREGEHTLHRHLSDGRIIKLNHKRMEHGGWVVTYEDVTERHKAQARVAHMAQHDSLTDLPNRTLFREKMGEGLNQVAIAGGAMAVLYFDLDNFKTVNDRLGHAAGDRLLRWVAARLKENVGEHDTVARLGGDEFAVLQRGPQPQSAERLARRLVEIIGHPPPLESQSIHVGVSVGIAIAPDHGLDADELMKCADLALYQAKAKGRGAYQLFEPEMEEQARSRHALEHDLRGALESNQFHLVFQPQVRLDTTELTGFEALLRWKHPSRGFVSPAEFIPIAEENGLIVPIGEWVLRTACATAVSWPEVTVAVNLSPVQFRSRGLVAMVTSALAEAGLPPQRLELEVTETALLDDSEATIEILHQLRALGVRVSLDDFGVGYSSLSYLRKFPFDRIKIDRSFVGTLGESPESVAIVRTIASLGSVLGVETTAEGVETVEQLDFVRECGCTAVQGYYFGKPCPAAEVERTIETMNAVRRVA; encoded by the coding sequence ATGACGTCGACCCGCGACAACGAGCTCGGTGCGTGCCGCGAGCAAGGCCAGCAGGCCCTGCTGTCGCTGAGCCAGCTTGCGCTCGACGGCATGGAACAGGGCGTTTGTGTTTACGACGCCGACAACCGCATCGTGCTGGTCAACACCCGTTACCTGACGCTGTTCAACTTGTCGTCCGACATCGTCCGGCTCGGAACGTGCTACCGCGACGTCCTCGCTCATAGCGTGGCGCAGGGAAATATCCCGGCACGTGAGCTCGACGCGCTCTACGCCTCGCGAATTGCGTTGATTGCGGCCGGCAAGCCGTTCCAGACCCGGCAGACGCTCGCAAGCGGCGTCGTCATCACGCTCGAACTGAAGCCGCTTCCGTCCGGCGGCTGGATGACGATCTGCGACGACGTCAGCCGTCTCGCCAGGCTCGAGACCGAGCTGCAACTCCAGACCGAGCGCAGCCAGCATGCGCTCGCGCACATGTCGCACGGCCTCATCATGTATGACGCCGACGCCCGCGTCGTCGTCTGCAATGAGCGCTTCCTGCAATTCTACAACCTCGACCCCACCGTCGTGAGACCGGGTATCACGCACAGCACGGCGATCGATCACTGGCTCTCGCGCGGCAACAGAGCAGACATGCCCGGGGAAGAGTTCCGCGATTCCCGGATCAACGACGTCCGGACCAGGAGCCCGAAGATCGTTCTGGTGACGCGATATGACGGCCGCAGGGTGCAGGCCGTGTCGCGGTTCATGCCCGACGGCGGCTGGGTCACCGTGCACGAAGACGTCACCGAACGGCTGCAGCACGAGGAGACACTGAAGCAGCAGAACCTCATGCTGGATGCTGCGCTCGAAAACATGGCGCATGGGCTCGCCTTCTACGACAGCAACATGCGCCTGCGGATCTGCAACTCCACGTACCGGGAGATCTACCGGCTATCGATCGAGGAGAGCAAGCCCGGCGCGCATCTCTCCGAGCTGATCGAGCGATCGATAGCGAACGGCGCCTTCTCCTCCGAATACAGCCCGCAGCAGATCCTGGAAGCCGCCCGCGCCCGGATCGAGAATAACGATTCCTCGCCGATGCGCCGGCGCATGACCAACGACACGATCGTCTCGGTACGCTACTGCGCGCTGCCGGAAGGCGGCTTCGTCGCCACCTATGAGGACATCACCGAGCGCGAACATGCGGTTGAGGAGCTGAGCGAACAGTATCGCCGCTTCGACGCCGCACTAAACAACATGAGCCAGGGCCTGTGCATGCTCGATGCGAGCCTGCGCGTGATCGTCTGCAACCGCCGCTACATCGAGATGTACGGCCTTTCGCCGGACATCGTGAAGCCCGGCATCTCGATGCGCGAGATCATGGAGCACAGCTGCGATCTCGGCATCCATCCGAACACGACCGGCGCAAAGCTCTACGCAGACTATGTCGAGCGGCTGCGCGAGGGCGAGCACACGCTGCACCGTCATTTGAGCGACGGCCGCATCATCAAGCTCAACCACAAGCGGATGGAGCATGGCGGCTGGGTCGTCACTTACGAGGACGTTACCGAGCGTCACAAGGCCCAGGCGCGCGTCGCGCACATGGCGCAGCACGACTCTCTGACGGATCTGCCCAACCGCACACTGTTCCGCGAGAAGATGGGCGAAGGGCTGAACCAGGTCGCGATCGCCGGCGGCGCCATGGCCGTGCTGTACTTCGACCTCGACAATTTCAAAACCGTCAACGACCGGCTTGGCCACGCCGCCGGCGACCGCCTGCTGCGCTGGGTCGCGGCGCGGCTGAAGGAAAACGTCGGCGAGCACGACACTGTCGCTCGTCTCGGCGGCGACGAGTTCGCCGTGCTCCAGCGCGGCCCGCAACCGCAATCGGCGGAGCGGCTTGCACGGCGCCTGGTCGAGATCATCGGCCACCCGCCGCCGCTGGAGAGCCAGTCGATCCATGTCGGTGTCTCCGTCGGCATCGCGATCGCGCCCGATCACGGCCTCGACGCCGACGAGCTGATGAAATGCGCCGACCTTGCGCTGTACCAGGCCAAGGCCAAGGGACGCGGCGCCTATCAGTTGTTCGAGCCCGAGATGGAAGAGCAGGCGCGCAGCCGGCATGCGCTCGAGCACGATCTGCGCGGCGCGCTGGAATCCAACCAGTTCCATCTGGTGTTCCAGCCGCAGGTGCGGCTCGACACCACCGAGCTCACCGGCTTCGAGGCGCTGCTGCGCTGGAAGCATCCATCGCGCGGTTTCGTCTCGCCGGCCGAATTCATTCCGATCGCCGAGGAGAACGGCCTGATCGTCCCGATCGGCGAGTGGGTGCTGCGCACCGCCTGCGCCACGGCGGTCTCATGGCCGGAGGTCACGGTCGCGGTGAACCTGTCGCCGGTGCAGTTCCGCTCGCGCGGACTGGTGGCGATGGTCACGAGCGCGCTGGCGGAAGCGGGCCTGCCGCCGCAGCGGCTCGAGCTCGAGGTCACCGAGACGGCGCTGCTCGACGACAGCGAAGCGACGATCGAGATCCTGCACCAGCTCCGCGCCCTCGGCGTGCGCGTCAGCCTCGACGATTTCGGCGTCGGCTATTCCTCGCTGAGCTATCTGCGCAAGTTCCCGTTCGACCGCATCAAGATCGACCGCTCCTTCGTCGGCACGCTCGGCGAAAGCCCGGAGAGCGTCGCCATCGTCCGCACCATCGCCAGCCTCGGCTCCGTGCTCGGCGTCGAGACCACGGCGGAAGGCGTCGAGACGGTGGAGCAGCTCGACTTCGTCCGCGAATGCGGCTGCACCGCGGTGCAGGGCTATTATTTCGGCAAGCCATGCCCGGCGGCCGAGGTCGAACGCACCATCGAGACCATGAACGCGGTTCGCCGCGTGGCGTGA
- a CDS encoding acyl-CoA acyltransferase: MIHTKVRCREITEADVEAVADLLTRGFVGRSRDYWIQGLRRQAFRPVPEGYPRFGYMLDNDGVPVGVLLLIYTTRKVGDETAIQCNLSSWYVEPAYRNYAPMLTKIAQRHKHVTYLNISPAPWTWPIIETQGFRAYCRGLFVSVPALSRAPRWSKIEVIPPHAKTIEGLSEAETELLTRHARYNCLSLVCRTPKGVFPFILQPVRIRRGFIAPPVMQLIYCRSAAEYAACAGRIGRLLLRLGKMSVIVDSNEPIAGLVGIYTERRGRKYFKGPHRPRLADLTDTELVLYGP, from the coding sequence GTGATCCACACCAAGGTCCGATGCCGCGAGATCACCGAAGCCGACGTCGAGGCGGTCGCTGACCTCTTGACGCGCGGCTTCGTCGGCCGCTCGCGCGACTATTGGATCCAGGGTCTCCGCCGGCAGGCCTTCCGGCCTGTGCCGGAAGGCTATCCGCGCTTTGGCTACATGCTCGACAATGACGGCGTGCCGGTCGGCGTGCTGCTGCTGATCTACACAACGCGGAAGGTCGGCGACGAGACCGCCATCCAGTGCAATTTGTCGAGCTGGTATGTCGAGCCGGCCTATCGCAATTACGCGCCGATGCTGACCAAGATCGCGCAGCGACACAAGCACGTGACCTATCTCAACATCAGCCCGGCGCCGTGGACCTGGCCGATCATCGAGACCCAGGGTTTTCGCGCCTATTGCCGCGGCCTGTTCGTCTCGGTGCCGGCGCTGTCGCGTGCCCCGCGCTGGAGCAAGATCGAGGTCATCCCGCCGCACGCCAAGACGATCGAGGGACTTTCAGAGGCCGAGACCGAACTGCTGACGCGGCATGCGCGCTATAATTGCCTCAGCCTGGTCTGCCGCACGCCGAAGGGCGTCTTCCCCTTCATCCTGCAACCGGTGCGCATCCGACGCGGTTTCATCGCACCGCCCGTGATGCAGCTGATCTACTGTCGCAGCGCCGCTGAATACGCCGCCTGCGCGGGCCGCATCGGCCGGCTGCTGCTCCGGCTCGGCAAGATGTCGGTGATCGTCGATTCCAACGAGCCCATCGCGGGCCTTGTCGGTATTTATACCGAGCGCCGCGGCCGCAAATATTTCAAGGGCCCGCATCGTCCGCGGCTGGCTGACCTCACCGATACGGAACTCGTGCTGTACGGGCCGTAG